Below is a window of Vibrio aerogenes DNA.
TCTCCGGGGAGCGATAAAAAGTTTGTCCGGAGACAGAGTATTAGTGACACTGATTATGAGTGTCACATATTTCACGTTTGCGATGGAATATGGTAACCAAACCTACCAAGCGTTTTTCCGTGAATTTAATATGGACTACACTTGGTTTGGTTACGTTTTCTTTGCTTTTAGCATGCTGGTATCGTTGTCATCAAAATACTCACATGTGGTCACTTCATGGATAGGTCAGGAAAGGCGTGCTTTACGACTTATTAATCTTTTGATTGCTGTTTCATTGATATGGTTTGGTCTGTCTTCTTCAGTATGGTCGGCAATATCTGCCTATGCGCTCTTGCGATGTTTGAAGGGAGTAACCGGCCCTTTCTACAGTACGCTCATGAATATGAGGATTAAAAATGAACAGCGGAGCACCGTTCTTTCTTTTACATCCTTGATCAACCGCGCTCATTTCGCAATCATCGGGTTAGGGTTAGGTTGGTTGGCGAAACATCATAGTGTTAGTGTGTCGTACTTAGCTTTGGGAATTTTTTCTGTGTTACTGATATTAGCATTGGGTATTAACGACCGAAATCAAATAGCAAATACAGTTGCAGGGAAAGTACGGTCATGACATTTTTACTTATATGAGGTCATTGTTACCTTATGTACGCTTTCTCACTCATTATTTCCAGGGTCAATAGACCCTGGTGCGTGTTTGTTCCCATAAACAGGCAGCGCGGTAAATGGTATCCATATACGGATCCTTAATTGCGTAGTAGGATTCAGCGTCGTCAGGAAAGCGTTTGGCAAGCGCTTGTTTTACGGTCGCGTATGCTTGTCTGACCATCGAATCGTGACGCAGAAAGTCTCTGAATAATAATGGATATTTTTGATTGAGCCGGCCGGATTCGCGGATATGTATATGCGCTTCACGTTCACCGTTTTTTTCACGGAAGTACAATTTTTTCAGTTCATCCGAATTTTCATCTTCACCGACTAAGTTGTCCGACTGTATGTCAGGTAAGTACCTGTAACCCGCCTGAGATAGTTTTCCGGTAATTTCCGGATGACTGAGATCACGGACGGTGACCTGAATATCGATGACGTTTTTGGCCGGTAGTCCGGGAACAGATGTAGAACCGATATGATCGATTTGGATTGCCAGACTTTCCAGAACATTTTGTAGTTGTTGTTCAATTTGCTTATATGCCTGTGGCCATTGCGGGTCAGGTGCTGAGATGGTAATTCGTGCCATTTGTCTTTCCTTGTATTTTGACCTGGGCCGTATGGTACATTTTCAGGTCATATGTGTATACCCAAGTGACCTTAAGATGCAGGATTCAGAGCGCCATCAACAGGTCCGGTTCAAGGAAAAGAACTGAAGGAATGCACCCGC
It encodes the following:
- a CDS encoding MFS transporter; protein product: MQRNIPLFMTYAVCSRLFLFLPMMTIFFRETIGLSYDQIILVQVFFSVAVVTLEVPMGILADLFGRKGTLVCGAILSFISVLLFSLSQTAIDLYIASFLSGCSAAMISGTDSALFFESLESLGRKEEFHQYMGKIGFFNFLFVAFLSIPVGYVIEYNMRLPYFLTLIPVSLSFLCLLGMKDPFQTERKAGQGVLAHLRGAIKSLSGDRVLVTLIMSVTYFTFAMEYGNQTYQAFFREFNMDYTWFGYVFFAFSMLVSLSSKYSHVVTSWIGQERRALRLINLLIAVSLIWFGLSSSVWSAISAYALLRCLKGVTGPFYSTLMNMRIKNEQRSTVLSFTSLINRAHFAIIGLGLGWLAKHHSVSVSYLALGIFSVLLILALGINDRNQIANTVAGKVRS
- a CDS encoding GrpB family protein, giving the protein MARITISAPDPQWPQAYKQIEQQLQNVLESLAIQIDHIGSTSVPGLPAKNVIDIQVTVRDLSHPEITGKLSQAGYRYLPDIQSDNLVGEDENSDELKKLYFREKNGEREAHIHIRESGRLNQKYPLLFRDFLRHDSMVRQAYATVKQALAKRFPDDAESYYAIKDPYMDTIYRAACLWEQTRTRVY